Proteins encoded by one window of Chryseobacterium sp. POL2:
- a CDS encoding TonB-dependent receptor domain-containing protein, translated as MKINKLSIGVLFLFGATTTILAQQNNDTIKSTKAIEGVIIQGSNKKGKESNLINLQRKSAEVIENVGSEQLKKQGVGDVATAVTKATSTVKQEGSNTIAVRGLIDRYNTTTLNNLPIPSDDPENKNIDLGLLKTDIIDLIALEKVYNPRIIGDFGGANINIVSKEHTGKAYVGFNLGSGYNAQNAKADNFYTQEGLNYFGTKLPKIPANALTAYNFKSSWNFKDAFGPSILMPLNTNMSLDGGKSFKIGSGRLNLYAYAGFDNDFSYLTGKQGSYASEIFYQDYNKVQKFNYGTNTTGLLNLYYRINANHQLKWITYYTHSTLQEAKIYEGFSRDIAENGGAYVRRGENKITNVLVNQLGGDHKLTDKWSLNWIAGYNYLNSQRPDRITNTLVQNPETGMYSVTRESGLNNRYFDDLDDKEISGNLTLSYKLNDDFKISAGYQGRYKKRTFFSKQVDFKWNNEVAGFTAEVEDPNNLDQIFNAYNYSKNYFRITSNFGDAGVLKPVLYNGKQNITSGFANLDYKLSDKLMMQFGLRLDNIYQYIEWQVQYATPTNNGEYTYNKILPALNLKYSLTDRQNLRLAVSRTYTLPQLKEMAPYMYNDITETSIGNPYLKASDNNNIDLKWEYFPKSGEVLSITGFGKYIQNPISKTYINSSDPFFSYLNAGDWAYVFGVEAEIRKDIVNFGKSKLYTFLNASYMSSKAELNNDKVLKETKGLYSVNFDVKEDKLQGAADFVANANLGYNHKFYTGSDMDLTLAYSYVGNYVYSISTQTIGNIIQKPIHSLDFIAKLNFKNNVTVGLAAKNLINPEIRRVQENKINSETYNFQKGRIFSLSLGYKF; from the coding sequence ATGAAAATTAACAAACTAAGCATCGGTGTTTTATTCCTATTTGGAGCAACAACAACGATACTAGCACAACAAAACAACGACACGATAAAGTCTACGAAAGCTATCGAAGGTGTCATCATCCAAGGAAGTAACAAAAAAGGTAAAGAATCTAACCTCATCAATCTGCAAAGAAAATCTGCTGAAGTTATTGAGAATGTAGGGTCTGAACAGTTGAAAAAACAAGGCGTAGGCGATGTTGCTACCGCAGTTACCAAAGCGACAAGTACTGTAAAACAAGAAGGCAGCAACACGATTGCTGTAAGAGGTTTGATCGATCGTTACAATACGACAACACTTAATAACCTTCCGATTCCTTCTGATGATCCAGAGAATAAAAATATTGATTTAGGTCTTTTAAAAACAGATATTATTGACCTTATTGCTTTAGAAAAAGTCTATAACCCAAGAATAATTGGCGACTTTGGCGGGGCTAATATTAATATCGTTTCAAAAGAACATACAGGAAAAGCTTATGTAGGATTTAATCTTGGAAGCGGTTACAACGCACAGAATGCGAAGGCAGATAATTTTTACACGCAAGAAGGTTTAAATTATTTCGGAACCAAATTACCAAAAATCCCTGCGAATGCTTTAACTGCTTATAATTTCAAATCGAGTTGGAATTTTAAAGATGCTTTTGGTCCATCCATCTTGATGCCGCTTAATACCAATATGAGTTTGGATGGCGGGAAATCCTTCAAAATTGGATCAGGAAGACTTAACCTTTATGCCTATGCAGGATTTGATAATGATTTCAGTTATTTAACAGGGAAGCAAGGTAGTTATGCTTCAGAGATTTTTTATCAAGATTATAATAAAGTTCAAAAATTCAATTACGGAACCAACACTACAGGATTGCTGAATTTGTACTACAGAATCAACGCCAACCATCAATTGAAATGGATTACCTATTACACCCATTCAACTTTACAAGAAGCCAAGATCTACGAAGGTTTTTCCAGAGATATTGCGGAAAACGGCGGCGCGTACGTAAGACGTGGCGAAAACAAAATTACAAATGTCTTGGTCAATCAGTTGGGTGGAGATCACAAGTTAACGGATAAATGGAGTCTTAACTGGATTGCGGGTTACAATTATCTTAACAGCCAACGCCCTGACAGAATTACCAACACATTGGTGCAAAATCCGGAAACAGGCATGTATTCTGTAACTAGAGAATCTGGCCTTAACAACCGATACTTCGATGATTTGGATGATAAAGAAATATCAGGGAATTTAACTTTGTCTTATAAATTAAATGATGATTTTAAAATCTCCGCAGGTTACCAAGGACGTTACAAAAAAAGGACGTTCTTCTCAAAACAAGTGGACTTCAAATGGAATAATGAAGTAGCTGGCTTTACTGCAGAAGTTGAAGATCCTAACAATTTGGATCAAATATTCAATGCTTATAATTATTCTAAAAATTATTTCAGAATCACAAGTAACTTTGGAGATGCAGGCGTTTTGAAACCTGTATTGTATAACGGAAAGCAAAACATTACGTCAGGATTTGCCAATTTGGATTACAAACTTTCTGATAAATTAATGATGCAATTCGGGCTAAGATTGGACAATATCTACCAATATATCGAGTGGCAAGTACAATATGCAACGCCGACCAACAATGGCGAATATACTTATAACAAAATTTTACCAGCTTTAAATCTTAAATACAGCCTTACCGATAGACAAAACTTGAGATTAGCAGTTTCCAGAACTTATACATTACCGCAACTGAAAGAGATGGCGCCGTATATGTACAATGATATTACAGAAACATCCATCGGAAACCCATATCTAAAAGCTTCGGATAACAACAACATCGATTTGAAATGGGAATATTTTCCAAAATCTGGAGAAGTATTGTCTATAACAGGTTTCGGAAAATACATCCAGAATCCTATTTCGAAAACTTATATCAACAGTTCAGACCCATTTTTCTCTTATCTTAATGCTGGCGACTGGGCGTATGTCTTTGGGGTGGAAGCAGAGATTAGAAAAGATATTGTAAACTTTGGAAAATCAAAACTATACACTTTCCTTAACGCCAGTTACATGAGTTCTAAAGCTGAGCTTAACAACGATAAAGTTCTGAAAGAAACAAAAGGTCTATACTCAGTAAACTTCGATGTTAAAGAAGACAAATTACAAGGTGCTGCAGATTTTGTCGCCAATGCCAACCTTGGGTACAATCACAAATTCTATACAGGGAGTGATATGGATCTTACCTTAGCCTATTCTTATGTTGGCAATTACGTATATTCTATCAGTACGCAGACTATCGGTAACATCATCCAAAAGCCAATACATAGTTTGGATTTTATTGCGAAACTCAATTTCAAAAACAATGTAACTGTGGGATTAGCAGCCAAAAATCTGATTAATCCGGAGATTCGTAGAGTTCAGGAAAATAAAATCAATTCAGAAACATATAATTTCCAAAAAGGCAGAATTTTCAGTCTAAGTCTAGGATATAAATTTTAA